A single Filimonas effusa DNA region contains:
- a CDS encoding DUF1579 domain-containing protein, whose translation MKKTMAVFCTAAITLIACNSSTNSNTTTSDSSAPAAATATKPPATEEKWEPVDSATEMKAWQEYATPGASHEALAKSNGSWNGEVTMWHSADGAPMSSKATITNKMILGGRYQQSNFSGNFMGMPFEGMSIVGYDNYLKKFISTWVDNMGTGIMKMEGPWDESSKSMTLTGSSINPANGKECKMREVYKIVDAKTEIMEMYGPDSKTGKEYKMMEIKFTRK comes from the coding sequence ATGAAAAAGACAATGGCTGTTTTTTGTACAGCTGCTATCACACTTATCGCCTGTAACAGTAGCACCAATTCCAACACAACGACTTCGGACAGCAGCGCTCCCGCTGCCGCCACTGCCACCAAGCCACCTGCAACGGAGGAAAAATGGGAACCAGTAGATTCCGCCACTGAAATGAAAGCCTGGCAGGAATACGCTACTCCCGGCGCTTCGCATGAAGCATTAGCCAAATCGAACGGGTCATGGAACGGAGAAGTTACCATGTGGCATTCCGCCGATGGCGCTCCTATGAGCAGCAAGGCCACCATTACGAACAAAATGATCCTGGGAGGACGCTACCAGCAGAGTAACTTCAGTGGTAATTTCATGGGAATGCCATTTGAAGGCATGAGCATCGTAGGTTATGACAACTATCTTAAGAAGTTTATCAGCACCTGGGTGGACAATATGGGAACAGGCATTATGAAGATGGAAGGTCCCTGGGACGAAAGCAGCAAGTCGATGACACTGACCGGCAGCTCTATCAATCCTGCCAATGGAAAAGAATGCAAGATGCGTGAAGTATATAAGATCGTTGATGCCAAGACAGAGATCATGGAAATGTACGGCCCTGACTCCAAAACAGGCAAAGAGTACAAAATGATGGAAATTAAGTTCACAAGGAAATAA
- a CDS encoding ISAon1 family transposase N-terminal region protein, producing MSTEREILGYFLPEGTLEYFDIVHIVKDKAGLVLFLEEKNIPAEEYKEQKLHSKGFYPEVRVQDFPIRDNKVELSLKRRRWEVQSSGEIVSRNWDLVMKGARLTKEFALFLKAAFG from the coding sequence TTGAGTACTGAAAGAGAGATATTAGGCTATTTTTTACCAGAAGGGACACTGGAATATTTTGACATCGTGCATATAGTTAAAGACAAAGCTGGCCTTGTCCTGTTTTTAGAAGAAAAGAACATTCCTGCTGAAGAATACAAAGAACAAAAGCTTCATTCTAAGGGCTTCTATCCTGAAGTACGTGTCCAGGACTTCCCTATTCGCGATAATAAAGTAGAATTAAGCCTCAAACGCCGCCGTTGGGAGGTTCAGTCAAGCGGAGAAATTGTATCGCGCAACTGGGATCTGGTAATGAAAGGAGCACGACTGACCAAAGAGTTCGCGCTTTTTTTAAAAGCAGCATTTGGATAA
- a CDS encoding transposase, with the protein MPQLLPNGDSPKQLLARSRYLLFKHKDCWTDTQKQRAMLMFEHYPGIKSAYDLSMRLSNIFRHCKCKEEAFKKLALWFNEIEEAGIESFRTVYKSIETHYESILNYFNNRSTNTSAESFNAKIKAFRASARGVRDINFFLFRLAKIYA; encoded by the coding sequence ATACCTCAGCTATTACCTAACGGCGATTCTCCCAAGCAGTTACTGGCGCGCAGCCGTTATCTGTTATTCAAACACAAAGACTGCTGGACAGATACTCAAAAGCAGCGGGCTATGCTAATGTTTGAGCATTATCCCGGCATAAAGAGTGCCTATGACCTCTCTATGAGGCTGTCAAATATCTTCCGTCATTGTAAGTGCAAGGAAGAAGCCTTTAAAAAACTAGCCCTGTGGTTCAACGAAATAGAAGAGGCGGGAATCGAATCTTTTAGAACCGTATACAAGTCCATCGAAACTCACTACGAAAGCATATTGAATTACTTCAATAACAGAAGCACTAATACGTCAGCAGAATCTTTTAACGCCAAAATCAAGGCTTTTAGGGCCTCCGCCAGAGGCGTAAGAGATATTAATTTCTTCCTTTTTAGACTTGCGAAGATTTATGCCTAA
- the dusB gene encoding tRNA dihydrouridine synthase DusB → MVKIGNIELPDFPLLVAPMEDVSGPPFRAVCRANGADLVYTEFISSEGLINKAISSRRKLHLLEEERPVGIQLFGGDEGRLALAAQIADVTQPDLIDINFGCPVKGIVTKGAGAGVLKDVALMVRLTKACVNATRLPVTVKTRLGWDEQNKNIEEVAERLQDVGIKALCIHGRTRMQMYKGEADWSLIARVKNNPRIHIPIFGNGDIDSAAKALTYKNRYGVDGIMIGRAAIGYPWLFREIKHYAAMGELPPPPSVQDRVAVCKMHLEKLLDWKGPVAGIYEMRQHYTKYLKGLPELKEWRSRLVTLKTQEEILSVLDTIVTQYGDFEIQRTAIELINYHENCPL, encoded by the coding sequence TTGGTGAAGATAGGCAATATTGAACTTCCGGATTTTCCACTATTGGTAGCCCCGATGGAAGATGTAAGCGGCCCTCCTTTCCGGGCGGTGTGCAGGGCTAACGGGGCCGACCTGGTGTATACGGAATTCATTTCGAGCGAGGGATTGATCAACAAAGCCATCAGCAGCCGCCGTAAACTTCATTTGCTTGAGGAGGAGCGGCCGGTGGGGATCCAGCTTTTTGGCGGGGACGAAGGCAGGCTGGCACTGGCAGCGCAGATTGCCGATGTTACGCAGCCTGATTTGATAGATATCAACTTCGGTTGTCCTGTCAAAGGCATAGTGACCAAGGGGGCTGGCGCCGGAGTATTAAAGGATGTAGCTCTTATGGTACGGCTAACCAAGGCCTGTGTAAATGCCACACGACTGCCGGTTACCGTAAAAACACGTCTTGGCTGGGATGAGCAAAACAAGAACATAGAAGAGGTGGCGGAGCGTTTGCAGGATGTGGGTATAAAGGCGCTGTGCATTCATGGCCGTACGCGCATGCAAATGTATAAAGGCGAGGCAGACTGGTCGCTTATTGCCAGGGTAAAGAACAATCCGCGTATACATATCCCGATCTTCGGTAATGGAGATATAGACAGTGCTGCAAAGGCGCTGACTTATAAAAACCGTTATGGCGTTGATGGTATCATGATTGGAAGGGCTGCCATTGGCTATCCCTGGCTTTTCCGTGAGATCAAACATTATGCTGCTATGGGAGAGCTGCCTCCTCCCCCTTCGGTGCAGGATCGTGTGGCTGTGTGCAAGATGCACCTGGAGAAACTACTTGACTGGAAAGGGCCGGTAGCAGGCATTTATGAGATGCGCCAGCATTATACCAAATACCTTAAAGGACTACCTGAACTGAAAGAATGGCGCAGCCGCCTGGTGACGCTTAAGACACAGGAGGAGATATTATCAGTACTTGATACAATAGTAACACAGTATGGTGACTTTGAAATTCAGCGTACGGCTATCGAGCTGATCAATTATCATGAGAACTGTCCGTTATAG
- a CDS encoding site-specific integrase: protein MKDLIQKHENLEGETNKLKGGTLKNYVTTAKYLGNFMLDYFKKEDVDLLMFDYEAILELERHIRTKPLKKHDPCKGNGLFKHMERVNKMMGMAKDMKWIKDSPFDPYIPDRKKVIRERLTLAYFVRIENLKFDDPKLTLVKDLFVFDCYIGASCVDLMNLNETHFEVSGEHLLCTLYRQKSTELAAIPVPPIAREIMAKYSNTPAALSRGKIFPYISNQDFNRYLKVIASAANIPIHLDTKKARAFFARELNLKNGVPLETVSKMMGHAKLATTKEVYADVDEEKILEDTAQVQQRFAAKKQQFLGVA from the coding sequence ATGAAAGATTTAATCCAAAAGCATGAAAATCTGGAAGGCGAAACCAATAAACTGAAGGGCGGCACACTAAAAAACTATGTAACAACAGCAAAGTATCTGGGAAATTTTATGCTGGATTACTTCAAAAAGGAAGACGTAGATTTATTGATGTTCGATTATGAAGCCATTCTGGAACTGGAAAGACATATTCGCACCAAACCGCTAAAGAAGCATGACCCATGTAAAGGAAACGGTTTATTTAAACACATGGAACGCGTAAACAAAATGATGGGAATGGCCAAAGACATGAAATGGATAAAAGACAGTCCTTTTGATCCATACATTCCAGATCGAAAGAAGGTCATTCGCGAAAGATTAACCCTCGCTTATTTTGTACGTATCGAGAATCTAAAATTTGATGATCCAAAGCTAACTTTAGTTAAGGACCTGTTTGTCTTTGACTGTTATATCGGTGCCAGCTGTGTAGATTTAATGAATCTCAATGAAACTCATTTTGAGGTTTCCGGGGAGCATCTTTTATGTACGCTTTATCGTCAGAAAAGCACCGAATTGGCGGCGATTCCCGTCCCGCCCATTGCCAGGGAAATTATGGCTAAATACAGCAATACACCGGCAGCATTATCACGAGGTAAAATTTTTCCTTATATCAGTAACCAAGATTTCAACCGGTATTTGAAGGTAATTGCCTCGGCAGCTAACATTCCGATACACCTGGATACCAAAAAGGCAAGAGCTTTTTTTGCCAGGGAGTTAAACTTAAAGAATGGAGTTCCACTTGAAACAGTTAGTAAAATGATGGGACACGCCAAACTTGCGACTACTAAAGAGGTTTATGCAGATGTTGACGAAGAGAAAATCTTGGAAGATACGGCGCAGGTTCAGCAACGATTCGCTGCAAAGAAGCAGCAGTTTTTGGGGGTTGCGTGA
- a CDS encoding Arm DNA-binding domain-containing protein, translating to MKKDKSFAIDFKARKTKSNRSFAYLIVKVTVNGDETEISLNEKIPIASWDSKAEKLKGRNVEVQALNDYIDDVRFRLKESKRTLEAGRYEVTAESVRQHYENRHISQRPPLVRAYHERFNPKA from the coding sequence ATGAAAAAAGACAAAAGTTTTGCTATCGACTTTAAAGCAAGAAAGACCAAAAGCAACCGCTCGTTTGCCTATCTGATAGTGAAGGTCACTGTCAACGGCGATGAAACCGAAATTTCTCTCAATGAGAAAATCCCTATTGCATCGTGGGACAGCAAGGCCGAAAAATTGAAAGGCCGAAATGTCGAAGTTCAGGCCTTGAACGATTATATCGACGATGTTCGTTTTCGCCTTAAAGAGAGTAAACGAACATTAGAAGCAGGTAGATACGAAGTGACGGCTGAGAGCGTAAGACAGCACTACGAAAACAGGCATATCAGCCAGCGTCCCCCCCTCGTCAGGGCATACCATGAAAGATTTAATCCAAAAGCATGA
- a CDS encoding ISAon1 family transposase gives MDNHPVSCHQLARMYQMDGRQLQQQYKHHISDYKEWDQRDHASQWMLFEKNMGTHLSIDETALSNDELYTVVTNKSAKGQKGAIVAMIKSTQADKVIEVLQRISRRLRQHVKEVTLDMAAGMHVIVKRCFPYAHRVVDRFHVQQLASEAVQEIRIKYRWKALDEENEQIARAKKQGQLTYLSYYLTAILPSSYWRAAVICYSNTKTAGQILKSSGLC, from the coding sequence TTGGATAATCATCCTGTCAGCTGCCATCAACTGGCCAGAATGTATCAAATGGATGGCCGGCAACTTCAGCAGCAATACAAACACCATATCTCAGACTACAAAGAATGGGACCAGCGTGACCATGCGAGTCAATGGATGCTATTTGAGAAGAATATGGGCACTCATTTAAGCATTGATGAGACGGCATTGTCTAATGATGAGCTTTATACAGTGGTAACGAATAAATCTGCCAAAGGCCAAAAGGGAGCGATCGTAGCGATGATTAAAAGTACCCAGGCTGACAAGGTTATCGAGGTGTTGCAACGTATTAGCAGGCGATTGCGACAGCACGTAAAGGAGGTCACCCTCGATATGGCTGCCGGCATGCATGTGATCGTCAAGCGCTGTTTTCCCTATGCTCACCGCGTAGTAGACCGCTTCCACGTACAACAACTGGCATCGGAAGCAGTGCAGGAAATACGTATCAAGTATCGATGGAAGGCGCTGGATGAAGAAAACGAACAAATAGCCAGGGCTAAAAAACAAGGACAACTTACATACCTCAGCTATTACCTAACGGCGATTCTCCCAAGCAGTTACTGGCGCGCAGCCGTTATCTGTTATTCAAACACAAAGACTGCTGGACAGATACTCAAAAGCAGCGGGCTATGCTAA
- a CDS encoding GNAT family N-acetyltransferase codes for MKRIVPVENSKQTAKFIDFPHDLNEGNPNYVPELFIAQRDLLSPKHPFFEHAEMQLFLAYDGEKITGRIAAILNHNHNRFNNVNEGFFGFFDCIDDVETSQLLFSTAEKWLRDKGVTGKIIGPVNHSTNETCGLLVDGFTTPPKVLMTYNKPYYEKLVTAAGFRKRIDIYAYLYHKETFDDSRLRRFQAVFLEKLKKKNITIRPVNMKDFKNEASRIREVYNSAWDKNLGFAPMSDKEFDYMAKDLKMILDPELCLIAEHNGKMVGFGAAIPNINEILITIKRGRLLPTGIFKLLLRKNKVKALRIPLLGVIEGYRKMGIETMFYMGIIDYFMKHPRLVETEASWILENNLPMNKAIIDIGAKLDKTYRIYEKD; via the coding sequence ATGAAACGGATCGTTCCGGTAGAAAACTCCAAGCAAACTGCCAAGTTCATTGACTTCCCCCATGATCTTAATGAAGGAAATCCCAATTATGTTCCTGAGTTGTTCATCGCGCAGCGCGATCTTCTGAGCCCGAAACATCCTTTCTTTGAACATGCTGAAATGCAGTTGTTCCTTGCTTATGATGGAGAGAAGATCACCGGCCGGATAGCCGCCATCCTCAATCACAATCATAACAGGTTCAATAATGTAAATGAAGGTTTCTTCGGCTTTTTTGATTGCATTGATGACGTTGAGACCTCCCAACTATTGTTTTCAACGGCAGAGAAATGGCTGAGAGACAAGGGGGTGACGGGTAAGATCATAGGTCCTGTAAACCATTCTACCAATGAGACCTGTGGTTTGCTGGTGGATGGATTTACTACTCCACCCAAGGTATTGATGACGTATAACAAGCCTTATTACGAGAAGCTTGTAACGGCGGCTGGTTTTCGTAAGCGGATCGACATTTATGCTTACCTGTATCATAAGGAGACATTTGATGACAGCCGTTTACGCAGGTTCCAGGCGGTGTTCCTGGAAAAGCTCAAGAAAAAAAATATTACGATCCGGCCTGTAAACATGAAGGACTTCAAGAATGAAGCAAGCCGTATCCGGGAGGTATATAATTCTGCATGGGATAAAAACCTGGGGTTTGCTCCTATGAGCGATAAGGAGTTTGATTATATGGCGAAGGATCTTAAGATGATCCTGGATCCGGAGTTGTGCCTTATTGCGGAGCATAACGGCAAAATGGTGGGGTTTGGCGCCGCGATCCCGAATATCAACGAGATATTGATCACTATCAAGAGAGGACGTCTTTTGCCTACAGGTATTTTCAAGCTGTTGTTGCGCAAAAACAAGGTAAAGGCATTACGTATACCATTGTTAGGCGTTATTGAAGGCTATCGTAAGATGGGTATAGAAACGATGTTTTATATGGGGATCATCGATTATTTCATGAAACATCCGCGACTGGTGGAAACGGAAGCTTCGTGGATACTCGAGAACAATTTACCAATGAACAAGGCTATTATCGATATTGGGGCAAAGCTGGATAAAACCTATCGTATTTACGAGAAGGATTAA
- a CDS encoding FAD-dependent oxidoreductase: MKKSLVWIACCCLLFGQYVCAQSVVYVDVCVYGGNSAGVIAAYTAKQSGKSVLLVEPGARLGGLSSGGLGYTDIGNKYAVTGLALDFYRRMGKHYGKLEAWIFEPHVAEETFRYYIEKAGVDVLFRAPLLSVKKEENAINEITVGEKIIRARVFIDCSYEGDLMAKAGVGYVIGREANELYDESYNGVQLRGEHQFPDGIDPYKIPGKAESGLLWGISPGELARQGSGDDKVQAYNFRICLTDNPDNRIAITKPAGYAPEKYELLLRVLEKRPAKDLWAFLKFDLMPNHKTDINNNGPFSTDMIGMNYNYPEADMATRQQIIDEHTVYTKGLLYFIGNDPRMPEHIRRQMQQWGYPKDEYQETGHWSPQLYIREARRMKGAYVMTQANCQGKEIVDDGIGMAAYTMDSHNCQRIVVDGMVKNEGDVQVGGFGPYPIAYRSITPVKSECTNLLVPVCLSASHIAYGSIRMEPVFMVLAQSAAVAAVMAVDGKGAVQDIDVKGLQARLKTDPLADGSAPEIVVDNDDARHVVIKGRWLSQSRGYGASWLLKDSASQEPAFVRFVPEIGRAGVYQVYTYLPKLGAGAGKMQLSVFDGVRKHKIVIENDKLEAAGQTSGAWVELGTFRFGAGKDNYVEIVAGSGSGSVAADAILLIPR, translated from the coding sequence ATGAAGAAGTCTTTGGTCTGGATTGCCTGCTGTTGCCTATTGTTCGGGCAGTATGTTTGTGCGCAGTCTGTTGTTTATGTTGATGTTTGTGTATATGGTGGCAACTCTGCGGGCGTTATCGCTGCTTATACTGCAAAACAATCGGGTAAGTCGGTTTTACTGGTAGAGCCGGGGGCGAGATTGGGCGGTCTTAGTTCAGGGGGACTTGGCTATACTGATATTGGAAACAAGTATGCCGTCACAGGGTTAGCGCTGGATTTCTACCGTCGAATGGGGAAACATTATGGCAAACTGGAGGCCTGGATCTTTGAGCCGCATGTGGCTGAAGAAACTTTCCGCTACTATATTGAAAAGGCGGGAGTGGATGTTCTGTTCCGGGCGCCGCTTCTAAGCGTTAAGAAGGAAGAAAATGCTATTAACGAAATTACTGTCGGGGAAAAGATCATAAGGGCCAGGGTGTTTATCGATTGTTCTTATGAGGGGGATCTGATGGCAAAAGCTGGTGTGGGTTATGTGATAGGGCGTGAAGCCAATGAGTTGTATGATGAATCTTATAACGGGGTACAATTAAGAGGCGAACACCAGTTTCCTGATGGCATCGATCCTTACAAGATTCCGGGCAAGGCTGAATCTGGGTTGCTATGGGGGATTAGTCCGGGGGAACTCGCGCGGCAGGGGAGTGGTGATGATAAGGTGCAGGCTTATAATTTCAGGATCTGTCTTACTGATAACCCTGATAACAGGATTGCTATTACGAAGCCGGCGGGATATGCACCGGAAAAATACGAGTTGTTGCTGCGGGTATTGGAGAAAAGACCTGCAAAAGATCTTTGGGCTTTTCTGAAGTTCGATCTTATGCCAAACCATAAGACCGACATCAATAATAATGGCCCTTTTTCAACGGATATGATTGGTATGAATTATAATTATCCTGAGGCTGATATGGCTACGCGACAACAGATCATCGATGAACATACGGTGTATACAAAGGGGCTTCTGTATTTTATTGGTAACGACCCGCGTATGCCGGAACATATTCGCCGTCAAATGCAGCAATGGGGGTATCCTAAAGATGAATACCAGGAAACAGGACATTGGTCGCCACAGTTGTATATCCGCGAAGCCAGAAGGATGAAAGGGGCTTATGTCATGACGCAGGCCAATTGCCAGGGGAAGGAAATTGTTGATGATGGCATTGGCATGGCAGCTTATACGATGGATTCTCATAACTGTCAGCGTATCGTTGTCGATGGTATGGTGAAGAATGAAGGGGATGTGCAGGTGGGAGGCTTTGGTCCTTATCCTATTGCTTATCGTTCTATTACGCCTGTTAAAAGCGAGTGTACGAACTTGCTGGTGCCTGTTTGTCTCTCGGCTTCTCATATTGCTTATGGTTCTATCAGGATGGAGCCGGTGTTTATGGTGCTGGCGCAATCTGCTGCCGTTGCGGCAGTAATGGCAGTTGATGGAAAGGGTGCTGTACAGGATATCGATGTGAAGGGCTTGCAGGCGCGTTTGAAAACTGATCCGCTGGCGGATGGTTCTGCTCCTGAAATTGTTGTAGATAATGATGATGCCAGGCATGTTGTTATAAAGGGTAGGTGGTTGTCTCAGTCCAGGGGATATGGCGCTTCGTGGTTGCTTAAGGATAGTGCTTCGCAAGAGCCGGCTTTTGTTCGTTTTGTGCCTGAAATTGGTAGGGCGGGTGTATACCAGGTATATACTTATTTGCCTAAGCTGGGAGCTGGGGCAGGCAAGATGCAATTATCGGTATTTGATGGGGTGAGAAAACATAAGATCGTTATTGAAAATGATAAGCTGGAGGCTGCGGGGCAGACTTCAGGCGCGTGGGTGGAATTGGGGACTTTCCGGTTTGGAGCCGGTAAAGACAACTATGTTGAAATTGTTGCTGGTAGTGGTTCCGGTTCCGTGGCGGCAGATGCTATCTTGTTGATTCCACGTTGA
- a CDS encoding ArsR/SmtB family transcription factor — MRRDVFQAIADPTRRAILSLIAFQAMTPNALAEHFNSSRQAVSKHIKVLTECQLLRQEQSGREIYYHINANSMKEIADWLEPFRQVWEQRFQQLDDLLQNSKTGL; from the coding sequence ATGAGAAGAGATGTATTCCAGGCAATAGCCGATCCAACACGCAGGGCGATACTGAGCCTGATTGCTTTTCAGGCCATGACACCTAATGCACTCGCTGAGCATTTTAACAGCAGCAGGCAGGCCGTATCCAAACATATCAAGGTTTTAACAGAATGCCAGTTGCTACGGCAAGAACAATCTGGCAGGGAAATTTATTATCATATCAACGCCAACTCGATGAAAGAGATAGCCGACTGGCTGGAACCGTTTCGCCAGGTTTGGGAACAAAGGTTTCAGCAGTTGGACGATTTATTACAAAATTCAAAAACCGGACTATGA
- a CDS encoding SRPBCC family protein: MTTQKQAIFTKDAVGGKITVVKEFNAPVSQVWKAWTEAALLDQWWAPKPWKARTKTMDFREGGLWHYAMVGPDGSEQWCRVDFITIVPEQRFTVINGFADAEGNRTHDLPDMNWSNDFVATDNGTKVTIQINFESEVEMKKIIELGFEEGFQAGLSNLDELLVH; the protein is encoded by the coding sequence ATGACAACACAAAAGCAAGCCATTTTCACTAAAGATGCGGTAGGCGGTAAAATAACCGTAGTGAAAGAGTTCAATGCCCCTGTATCGCAGGTTTGGAAAGCCTGGACAGAAGCAGCCTTACTGGATCAGTGGTGGGCACCTAAGCCCTGGAAAGCACGTACCAAAACAATGGATTTCCGCGAAGGCGGCTTATGGCATTATGCCATGGTTGGACCCGACGGCAGCGAACAATGGTGCCGGGTCGACTTCATCACCATCGTGCCCGAACAACGCTTTACAGTGATCAATGGTTTTGCCGATGCAGAAGGCAACCGCACACATGATCTTCCCGACATGAACTGGTCAAACGATTTTGTCGCAACAGACAATGGCACCAAAGTAACCATCCAGATAAACTTCGAGAGTGAAGTCGAGATGAAAAAGATTATCGAATTAGGCTTCGAAGAAGGATTCCAGGCCGGCCTAAGCAACCTCGACGAACTATTGGTCCACTAA